One Companilactobacillus farciminis KCTC 3681 = DSM 20184 genomic window, TGCAATAATGAAAATTCTTTAAAGTGATCAAAATTCCCTGGTAATTCAATAAAATTCCAAAATGGTACTAATTCTCTCAACTTATTGTTAATTTTTTCATCATTAAAATTTTTTAAAGCTGTGTGTACGCTATATGTATTTATAAAAGCAACTGTTGGTTGATAAGTGATCTCATGATGTCCTGGAGCTAAAACGTCGCCATTTTGATGGACGATGCCATTATCTTTCCATTCCTTTGTATTAGGAAGAATAATTTTAGCGGGATTATCATAAGGAATATCTATCTTTAAACTTACTTGACTACCTTGTCGATCCTCAATTTTCCAAGAAATTGCAAGCTGACCAGTATTTAAATCCGTATATCCAGCTAACTTTCTAAATTTTGGTGTAATACGCGGTGCAATAATTAATTGTTCTTTTTGTTGAATACCTAATAGATACTCATAAGACCACTGCATAACAGCTCCTGATGAATAATTATTTAAGGAATTCATTCCATTTTCACTGATGGTTCCATTTTCTTGTACTGAATTCCAACGTTCCCAAATAGTTGTTGCACCTAATTTAACTTCATTTAACCAACTTGGATAATCATCATTTAAGAATATTTGAACGGCTAAGTCATGTTGATTATTTTCTGTCAAAGCAGGTAACAATACAGGTGTTCCAACAAAACCAGTTGTAAGATGATTTTTATCTTTCTCAATTCGCTCAATAAATTTACTTACCAACTGTTCTTTAAACTTCTTTGGATAAAGATTTAAATGTAAACAAAGAGCTAATGCTGTTTGTGTATCAGTAATTAGTCTGCCACTAGCTGTGAAAAATTCATTAATAAATGATTCTCTAATTTTATTAGCCAATAAGCGATAGTAGTCAAATTCTCTTTTTGCATTAAGGACTTGTGCTGTTTTAGAAACTATTAAAGTTGATTGATAATAATATGCACTGGCTATTAAATCATCAGGTGTCTTACCTTTGAGATGAAAAATATCTTCAGTATCTAAAGCCAACCAATCTCCCAATTGATCAGAATCAAGCCATAAAAATTCATTCTTAGTTTTTTTAGCATAGTCATGTATCCAATCAACCCAAGACATCATGGCACCAAAATTTTGTTTCAAAATAGTCGTATCTTTATATCGTTGATAAGTGATCCAAGGAATAATTGTCGCAACATCACCCCAAACTGCTTTACCACCATCATCGCCATCGACATTTGGTACGTACAATGGAACTTCGCCTTGACGTTGACTTTGTTCAACTGCTATATCATATGCAAATTTTTTATTGAACTGTGCAGTATTCATGTTATAACTAGCTGTTTTGGCAAAGATAGCAGCATCACCTGTCCAGCCCAAACGCTCATCACGTTGTGGACAATCAGTTGGAACATCAATAAAATTGCTTTTCTGTCCCCATTGAATGTTACTGAACAACTGATTAACTAGCCCGTTATCAGTTTGAATATCACCAATTTGATTCATATCTGAGTACAAAGCTACGGCTTTAAAGTTAGTAACGTCATAATCATTTGATAAGCCGTTCACTTTAGCATATCTAAAACCAAAATAAGTAAAATGTGGACGAACTAAATGCTTTATCCCATTACTTACGTAAGTAAAGCTAGCGCGAGCTGAACGTAAATTTTCCCGATATAATTCGCCATTTTGCAAAATTTCACCATATTGAATTTCCACTTTAGTACCTTTTGGCAAATCATTTTCAAATTCAATCCAGCCCGCCATGTTCTGACCAAAATCTAGAA contains:
- a CDS encoding family 78 glycoside hydrolase catalytic domain — translated: MEFEQIFINHMENPVGYEFNDLFINCQIKANSYSNELLKRLKITNSKKEIFSTDWEPANDLSFQPDLQLQSKTRYQVFVELKDKDRIYKKEAFFETGLMTGFKNSQWIGSSDEGIHGIQAIKEINATSKVKKARLYVTGLGLYEVYIDNQKVGDEYLAPGFTNYSYYTQIATLDVTKYLKTSGTHLLKISLGDGWYKGKLGIKEHGGKENQYGNALMTNAELDLEDDIGRLQVIGTDETWKIQTSEITHSGIYYGEDLDETMTPKTLSLKVFEQPSKHLKDRLSLPIKAHEIFRPKKIVTPAGNLVLDFGQNMAGWIEFENDLPKGTKVEIQYGEILQNGELYRENLRSARASFTYVSNGIKHLVRPHFTYFGFRYAKVNGLSNDYDVTNFKAVALYSDMNQIGDIQTDNGLVNQLFSNIQWGQKSNFIDVPTDCPQRDERLGWTGDAAIFAKTASYNMNTAQFNKKFAYDIAVEQSQRQGEVPLYVPNVDGDDGGKAVWGDVATIIPWITYQRYKDTTILKQNFGAMMSWVDWIHDYAKKTKNEFLWLDSDQLGDWLALDTEDIFHLKGKTPDDLIASAYYYQSTLIVSKTAQVLNAKREFDYYRLLANKIRESFINEFFTASGRLITDTQTALALCLHLNLYPKKFKEQLVSKFIERIEKDKNHLTTGFVGTPVLLPALTENNQHDLAVQIFLNDDYPSWLNEVKLGATTIWERWNSVQENGTISENGMNSLNNYSSGAVMQWSYEYLLGIQQKEQLIIAPRITPKFRKLAGYTDLNTGQLAISWKIEDRQGSQVSLKIDIPYDNPAKIILPNTKEWKDNGIVHQNGDVLAPGHHEITYQPTVAFINTYSVHTALKNFNDEKINNKLRELVPFWNFIELPGNFDHFKEFSLLQLSNEMKGIGFSPLTHEQIKKIDAYFREYSKNKIMEKDDK